The following proteins come from a genomic window of Streptomyces sp. Sge12:
- a CDS encoding NUDIX hydrolase: protein MSADPPGEQGGRKVSRVILLDPADRILLLHGFEPADPSDDWWFTPGGGLEGTESREQAALRELAEETGITDVELGPVLWHRYCSFPFAGRRWEQDEWYFLARTTQTATEMGGLTELERRSVTGARWWTSEELLAAHETVYPTRLAELLRTLLDDGPPGEPVVLAPEIV, encoded by the coding sequence GTGTCCGCTGACCCGCCCGGGGAACAGGGCGGCCGGAAGGTGTCGCGGGTGATCCTGCTGGACCCGGCCGACCGGATCCTGCTGCTGCACGGCTTCGAGCCGGCCGACCCCTCGGACGACTGGTGGTTCACCCCCGGCGGCGGGCTGGAGGGGACCGAGAGCCGGGAGCAGGCGGCCCTGCGGGAACTGGCGGAGGAGACCGGGATCACCGACGTGGAGCTGGGCCCGGTGCTGTGGCACCGCTACTGCTCCTTCCCCTTCGCCGGGCGGCGCTGGGAGCAGGACGAGTGGTACTTCCTGGCCCGTACCACCCAGACGGCCACCGAGATGGGCGGTCTCACCGAGCTGGAGCGGCGCAGCGTCACCGGAGCGCGGTGGTGGACCTCCGAGGAACTTCTCGCAGCACATGAGACGGTGTACCCGACCAGACTCGCCGAGCTGCTCCGTACGCTGCTCGACGACGGTCCTCCGGGTGAGCCGGTGGTCCTGGCCCCGGAAATCGTTTAG
- the trmD gene encoding tRNA (guanosine(37)-N1)-methyltransferase TrmD, translating into MRLDVVTIFPEYLEPLNVSLVGKARARGQLDVHVHDLRDWTYDRHNTVDDTPYGGGPGMVMKTEPWGEALDSALADGYEAGAHGPVMVVPTPSGRPFTQELAVELSERPWLIFTPARYEGIDRRVMDEYATRMPVYEVSIGDYVLAGGEAAVLVVTEAVARLLPGVLGNAESHRDDSFAPGEMANLLEGPVYTKPPVWRGRDIPEVLLSGHHGKIARWRRDEAFRRTAENRPDLIERCEAAGFDKKDREILSVLGWQPSADGRFWRRPQAVEE; encoded by the coding sequence ATGCGACTCGACGTCGTCACGATCTTCCCCGAGTACCTGGAGCCGCTGAACGTCTCCCTCGTCGGCAAGGCCCGGGCCCGCGGGCAGCTCGACGTACACGTGCACGACCTGCGGGACTGGACGTACGACCGGCACAACACGGTGGACGACACCCCGTACGGCGGCGGTCCCGGCATGGTCATGAAGACCGAGCCGTGGGGCGAGGCCCTGGACTCCGCGCTGGCCGACGGCTACGAGGCCGGCGCGCACGGGCCCGTCATGGTCGTCCCCACCCCCAGCGGCCGGCCCTTCACCCAGGAACTGGCCGTCGAGCTCTCCGAGCGGCCCTGGCTGATCTTCACGCCGGCCCGGTACGAGGGCATCGACCGCCGGGTCATGGACGAGTACGCCACGCGCATGCCGGTGTACGAGGTCTCCATCGGCGACTACGTGCTGGCGGGCGGTGAGGCCGCCGTACTGGTGGTCACCGAGGCCGTGGCCCGGCTGCTGCCCGGGGTGCTCGGCAACGCCGAATCGCACCGGGACGACTCCTTCGCGCCGGGCGAGATGGCGAACCTGCTGGAGGGGCCCGTCTACACCAAGCCCCCCGTGTGGCGCGGCCGGGACATCCCCGAGGTGCTGCTCAGCGGCCACCACGGGAAGATCGCCCGGTGGCGCCGGGACGAGGCCTTCCGCCGGACCGCCGAGAACCGCCCCGACCTGATCGAGCGCTGCGAGGCGGCCGGCTTCGACAAGAAGGACCGGGAGATCCTCTCCGTCCTGGGCTGGCAGCCCTCCGCCGACGGCCGATTTTGGCGTAGGCCGCAGGCCGTGGAAGAATAG
- the rplS gene encoding 50S ribosomal protein L19, giving the protein MSHLLDGVNAAALRSDVPAFRPGDTINVHVRVIEGNRSRIQQFKGVVIRRQGAGVSETFTVRKVSFSVGVERTFPVHSPIFEKIELVTRGDVRRAKLYYLRELRGKAAKIKEKRDR; this is encoded by the coding sequence ATGTCTCACCTGCTCGATGGCGTCAACGCCGCCGCGCTCCGCTCGGACGTCCCGGCCTTCCGCCCGGGTGACACGATCAACGTGCACGTCCGCGTGATCGAGGGCAACCGCTCCCGTATCCAGCAGTTCAAGGGTGTCGTCATCCGCCGCCAGGGCGCCGGTGTCTCCGAGACCTTCACGGTCCGCAAGGTCTCCTTCAGCGTCGGCGTGGAGCGTACCTTCCCGGTCCACTCCCCGATCTTCGAGAAGATCGAGCTCGTCACCCGCGGTGACGTTCGCCGTGCGAAGCTGTACTACCTCCGTGAGCTCCGCGGCAAGGCCGCGAAGATCAAGGAGAAGCGCGACCGCTGA
- the lepB gene encoding signal peptidase I, with protein MAVGARSGRDEGEERPGDDAVEREAGIEEDGAAEERTHRSFWKELPLLIGIALLLALLIKTFLVQAFSIPSDSMQNTLQRGDRVLVDKLTPWFGSEPERGEVVVFHDPANWLSGEPTPEPNIFQQVLSKIGLMPDAAEKDLIKRTIAIGGDTVECKKGGPVVVNGKELDEPYIYPGNTPCDDAPFGPITVPKGKIWVMGDHRQNSQDSRYHMQDSTGGFVPVDKVVGRAVVVAWPLTRWSTLPVPETFDQPGINNQAAATALGLGASGLAPVGLGPAALGLAGAVPLVMWRRRKLTSGRTDG; from the coding sequence GTGGCGGTAGGCGCACGATCCGGACGCGACGAGGGCGAGGAGCGTCCGGGTGACGACGCCGTCGAGCGCGAGGCCGGGATCGAGGAGGACGGCGCCGCCGAAGAGCGCACGCACCGTTCCTTCTGGAAGGAGCTTCCGCTCCTCATCGGCATCGCGCTGCTGCTGGCCCTGCTGATCAAGACCTTCCTGGTCCAGGCGTTCTCGATCCCGTCCGACTCGATGCAGAACACCCTGCAGCGGGGGGACCGGGTCCTGGTGGACAAGCTGACCCCGTGGTTCGGCTCCGAGCCGGAGCGCGGCGAGGTCGTCGTCTTCCACGACCCCGCGAACTGGCTGTCCGGGGAGCCCACCCCCGAGCCGAACATCTTCCAGCAGGTGCTCAGCAAGATCGGCCTGATGCCGGACGCCGCCGAGAAGGACCTGATCAAGCGGACCATCGCGATCGGCGGGGACACGGTGGAGTGCAAGAAGGGGGGACCGGTCGTCGTCAACGGCAAGGAGCTGGACGAGCCGTACATCTACCCCGGCAACACCCCGTGCGACGACGCCCCGTTCGGCCCGATCACCGTGCCCAAGGGCAAGATCTGGGTCATGGGCGACCACCGGCAGAACTCCCAGGACTCCCGCTACCACATGCAGGACTCCACCGGGGGCTTCGTGCCGGTCGACAAGGTCGTCGGGCGGGCCGTCGTGGTCGCGTGGCCGCTGACGCGCTGGTCCACGCTCCCCGTTCCGGAGACCTTCGACCAGCCGGGCATCAACAACCAGGCCGCGGCGACCGCGCTCGGCCTCGGGGCCTCCGGGCTGGCGCCGGTCGGGCTCGGCCCGGCCGCGCTGGGGCTCGCCGGAGCGGTCCCGCTCGTCATGTGGCGCCGGCGGAAGCTGACCAGCGGCCGTACCGACGGGTAG
- the lepB gene encoding signal peptidase I produces the protein MGGTQAIRRGSDGRGGLGNVLSGIAVAIGFALFLGGFVWGAVVYRPYTVPTDSMMPTVRPGDRLLAQRIDGTEVRRGDVVIFTDSMWSDSPMVKRVVGIGGDTVKCCGAGGGLTVNGTPLDEPYADTTRPDTGLAMPPGQTAPTGTPFEVTVPEGNLFLLGDRRAASLDSRAHLQEAGQGTVPRSAVSARVDALAWPSMTMVERPATYAALPGGISRPGPLRLQVVAVLAGAALVVLGAAYGPVARVLGRGRRKEAAGVR, from the coding sequence ATGGGCGGAACACAAGCAATACGCAGGGGCAGTGATGGCCGCGGCGGTCTTGGCAACGTGTTGTCGGGAATCGCCGTGGCCATCGGCTTTGCGCTCTTCCTGGGCGGTTTCGTGTGGGGGGCGGTCGTCTACCGGCCCTACACGGTGCCCACCGACTCGATGATGCCCACGGTGCGGCCCGGGGACCGGCTGCTGGCGCAGCGCATCGACGGCACCGAGGTGCGCCGTGGCGACGTCGTCATCTTCACTGATTCCATGTGGAGCGATTCGCCCATGGTCAAGCGGGTCGTCGGCATCGGCGGCGACACGGTGAAGTGCTGCGGCGCGGGCGGCGGGCTGACGGTGAACGGAACCCCGCTGGACGAGCCGTACGCGGACACCACGCGGCCCGACACGGGCCTGGCCATGCCGCCCGGACAGACCGCGCCCACCGGGACCCCCTTCGAGGTGACCGTCCCGGAGGGCAACCTCTTCCTGCTGGGCGACCGGCGGGCCGCCTCCCTGGACTCCCGGGCCCACCTCCAGGAGGCCGGGCAGGGCACGGTGCCCCGGTCGGCCGTCAGTGCCCGCGTCGACGCCCTGGCCTGGCCCTCCATGACGATGGTGGAGCGGCCGGCGACGTACGCGGCCCTGCCCGGCGGGATCTCGCGGCCCGGGCCGCTGCGCCTCCAGGTGGTGGCGGTGCTGGCCGGGGCCGCTCTGGTGGTGCTGGGAGCCGCGTACGGGCCCGTCGCGCGGGTCCTGGGGCGCGGGCGGCGCAAGGAGGCCGCCGGTGTCCGCTGA
- the lepB gene encoding signal peptidase I, whose product MDTEAPHTQRGHSSPVEGDERPRFAFSRTGRTAGRRPLTWRRAGLLGVLCTVFLLLFSNFVVQPFLIPSRSMEPTLRVGDRVLVNKLAYRFGEQPRRGDVVVFDGTGSFVRERPAGNPVGSLLHGGASALGLAEPSDTDFVKRVVGVGGDDVVCCDAGGRVAVNGVPLEEPYVYPGDAASVVPFRIVVPLGTLWVMGDHRSQSRDSRDHLGEPGGGMVPVEKVIGRADWIGWPFSRWDSVGGGHG is encoded by the coding sequence ATGGACACCGAAGCACCTCACACGCAGCGCGGCCACTCTTCCCCCGTCGAGGGGGACGAGCGGCCGCGTTTTGCGTTCTCCCGGACCGGGCGGACCGCCGGTCGGCGACCCCTGACGTGGCGTCGTGCGGGACTGCTCGGTGTGCTCTGCACCGTGTTCCTGCTGCTGTTCAGCAATTTCGTCGTCCAGCCCTTCCTGATCCCGAGCCGCTCGATGGAGCCGACGCTCCGGGTCGGGGACCGGGTGCTGGTCAACAAGCTGGCGTACCGGTTCGGCGAGCAGCCCCGCCGGGGGGACGTGGTGGTCTTCGACGGCACGGGCTCCTTCGTACGGGAACGCCCCGCGGGCAATCCGGTCGGGAGCCTGCTGCACGGCGGGGCCTCGGCGCTCGGGCTGGCGGAGCCGTCCGACACCGACTTCGTGAAGCGGGTCGTGGGTGTCGGCGGCGACGACGTGGTGTGCTGCGACGCGGGCGGGCGGGTGGCGGTGAACGGCGTGCCGCTGGAGGAGCCGTACGTGTACCCCGGCGACGCCGCCTCGGTGGTGCCCTTCCGGATCGTCGTACCGCTTGGGACCCTGTGGGTCATGGGCGATCATCGTTCCCAGTCCCGCGACTCGCGGGACCACCTGGGGGAGCCGGGCGGGGGGATGGTGCCGGTGGAGAAGGTGATCGGGCGGGCCGACTGGATCGGCTGGCCGTTCTCGCGCTGGGACTCCGTAGGCGGTGGCCATGGGTAG